The Methanolacinia petrolearia DSM 11571 genome has a segment encoding these proteins:
- a CDS encoding aspartate/glutamate/uridylate kinase → MQHNETFIRMVRIPDSDHFVVKLGGSLMEHAPRLIDILVRSGRNITIVPGGGCFADSVREMELDDDSSHWMAILAMEQYGCYLHSLGLAVQDELVRGTGVCVLLPYSCLREDDPLPHSWDVTSDTIAAWAAGRMGSPLILLKSTEGLSAGGRTLDIVSSPGSYPECDPCLVPYVLENGIHTTVINANDGITAERFFRGEEVAGTVIIRSV, encoded by the coding sequence ATGCAGCACAATGAAACCTTTATCCGGATGGTCAGGATACCGGACAGCGATCATTTTGTCGTAAAACTCGGCGGAAGCCTGATGGAGCACGCCCCGCGACTCATCGATATCCTCGTAAGATCAGGGAGGAACATAACGATAGTTCCCGGGGGCGGCTGTTTCGCGGATTCCGTCAGGGAGATGGAACTCGACGACGACTCCTCGCACTGGATGGCGATACTCGCGATGGAGCAGTACGGCTGTTATCTCCATTCCCTCGGCCTGGCCGTGCAGGATGAACTAGTCCGAGGGACCGGGGTCTGCGTCCTGCTCCCGTATTCCTGCCTGAGAGAGGATGACCCGCTTCCGCACTCGTGGGATGTTACATCCGATACGATTGCGGCATGGGCCGCAGGGAGAATGGGATCCCCGCTGATACTGCTCAAATCGACCGAAGGCCTGTCCGCCGGCGGGAGAACGCTGGATATCGTCTCTTCCCCCGGAAGCTACCCTGAATGCGACCCGTGCCTTGTACCGTATGTCCTGGAGAACGGGATTCATACGACTGTTATAAACGCGAACGACGGGATAACCGCAGAACGATTTTTCCGCGGCGAAGAGGTCGCAGGAACCGTCATCATCAGAAGTGTTTAA
- a CDS encoding malate dehydrogenase — translation MLKVTVIGASGKVGQSAAYAISRIPSITEIVLFGREGNEESLDGLKWDFTDAFAAVGRRIKVVSGADPSLIRDSDMVIITSGAPRHTGQDRIDLAKGNAKIIANYAKMVAENAPDTILFVVTNPVDIMTAVALKYSGFPPSRVFGLGTHLDSMRLKSFIAQHFKVHVSEVHTRIIGEHGDTMVPLWSATTIGGIQLKNLPEFKTFTGEEMIDWVKAAGHYIIERSGATIYGPGEAIATLARTVLGNENRILSVTAYIRCEVHDIGDVCIGVPAMLNRKGVFPIPIRISPEEVEDFQASVEKIRRVTDEVFDYLENEGF, via the coding sequence ATGCTTAAAGTAACCGTTATCGGTGCGTCAGGCAAGGTAGGTCAGTCCGCTGCCTACGCGATCTCGAGAATTCCTTCTATAACGGAGATTGTTCTCTTCGGCAGGGAAGGGAACGAAGAGTCGCTTGATGGCCTTAAATGGGACTTCACCGATGCATTTGCCGCTGTCGGGAGGCGTATCAAAGTCGTCTCAGGCGCTGATCCGTCGCTGATAAGGGATTCCGATATGGTGATTATCACGTCAGGAGCGCCCAGGCACACTGGTCAGGACAGGATCGACCTCGCCAAGGGCAATGCAAAGATCATTGCAAATTACGCAAAAATGGTGGCCGAAAATGCCCCGGATACGATACTGTTTGTCGTTACGAATCCGGTAGACATCATGACTGCCGTAGCCCTGAAATATTCTGGCTTCCCGCCATCGAGAGTATTCGGGCTTGGAACGCACCTCGATTCGATGCGTCTTAAATCATTTATTGCACAGCATTTCAAGGTCCACGTAAGCGAAGTTCATACCCGTATCATCGGCGAGCACGGGGATACCATGGTCCCGCTCTGGTCGGCAACGACGATCGGAGGCATCCAGCTCAAGAACCTGCCGGAGTTCAAGACGTTCACCGGCGAAGAGATGATCGACTGGGTGAAGGCCGCCGGTCATTACATAATCGAGAGAAGCGGAGCGACCATCTACGGTCCCGGCGAGGCAATCGCAACCCTTGCAAGAACAGTGCTCGGAAACGAGAACAGGATTCTCTCAGTAACCGCATACATCCGCTGTGAAGTGCACGACATAGGCGATGTCTGCATAGGGGTTCCTGCAATGCTTAACAGGAAGGGCGTATTCCCGATACCGATCAGGATAAGCCCCGAAGAGGTGGAAGATTTTCAGGCATCCGTCGAGAAGATCAGGAGAGTCACGGATGAAGTCTTCGATTACCTGGAAAATGAAGGGTTTTAG
- a CDS encoding nucleoside 2-deoxyribosyltransferase domain-containing protein encodes MYVLMCPCITDPALRAKGITRDDDIFCFNRCIERCERFGIEIVRMPCPETIFLGKDREPTNFAESLANDEFSKLLDELEADARKVIEEKGEPLCIIGVDSSPSCGVNMTYATEEKTPGRGAFLSRFPDIKAVDVTDFCRYKIYLAGPLFTEAETDFNLKLHDFLEEHLLDVYLPQEVGDTSVTRHKEEHARIFGMHLAALEDCDYIVSVVDGADADSGTSWEMGYGYAKGKTVISLRTDFRCVGCHELVNLMLEESSFVVRKKEDILRELGPQIL; translated from the coding sequence ATGTATGTACTTATGTGCCCGTGCATAACCGACCCTGCACTCAGGGCGAAAGGAATTACACGGGACGACGATATCTTTTGTTTCAACAGGTGCATAGAACGCTGTGAAAGGTTTGGTATAGAGATCGTACGGATGCCGTGTCCGGAGACGATCTTTCTCGGAAAGGACCGGGAACCGACTAATTTTGCTGAAAGTCTCGCAAACGATGAATTCTCGAAACTCCTCGACGAACTCGAGGCCGATGCAAGGAAGGTTATCGAAGAAAAGGGAGAGCCTCTCTGCATAATAGGGGTCGATTCCTCGCCTTCGTGCGGGGTCAACATGACCTATGCCACGGAAGAGAAGACTCCCGGCAGGGGTGCATTTCTTTCGAGATTCCCGGATATAAAAGCAGTCGACGTGACGGATTTCTGCCGCTACAAGATATACCTCGCAGGACCGCTGTTCACCGAGGCCGAGACAGACTTCAACCTGAAACTCCACGATTTTCTTGAAGAACACCTTCTTGATGTCTATCTTCCGCAGGAGGTGGGCGATACTTCTGTCACACGCCATAAGGAGGAGCACGCAAGGATATTCGGGATGCACCTGGCGGCTCTTGAGGACTGCGACTATATCGTCTCGGTCGTAGACGGTGCGGATGCAGATTCCGGAACATCATGGGAGATGGGCTACGGATATGCAAAGGGAAAGACCGTGATCTCGCTGAGAACCGACTTCCGGTGCGTCGGGTGCCACGAGCTCGTCAACCTGATGCTTGAGGAGTCTTCCTTTGTCGTCAGGAAAAAAGAAGACATCCTGAGGGAACTCGGTCCCCAAATCTTGTAG
- a CDS encoding DUF367 family protein, producing the protein MMPLFAWRDNSCDPRICSVKKLERAGMIRVAAKIDKIPKSTLLLDPRSPQALSPADRIAPSLTVLDCTWETLEKVDVGEITRKRALPFLVAANPGHFGRPFMLNSVEALAAALYIMGEKQQAHDILAKFGWGIRFLEVNAEPLEDYSRAANSAEIVEIQSHYY; encoded by the coding sequence ATGATGCCGCTTTTTGCATGGAGGGACAACTCCTGCGACCCCAGGATCTGCTCGGTAAAAAAACTTGAGAGAGCAGGAATGATCCGGGTGGCGGCGAAGATCGACAAGATCCCGAAGAGCACCCTTCTCCTGGACCCGAGGTCACCCCAGGCACTCTCGCCTGCCGACAGGATCGCACCGTCCCTGACCGTTCTGGACTGCACGTGGGAGACTCTTGAAAAGGTTGATGTCGGGGAGATTACACGAAAAAGGGCGCTTCCTTTCCTTGTCGCCGCGAATCCGGGCCATTTTGGAAGGCCGTTCATGCTGAACTCGGTCGAAGCTTTAGCCGCTGCACTTTATATTATGGGCGAAAAACAGCAGGCACATGACATCCTGGCCAAATTCGGATGGGGGATCAGGTTCCTGGAAGTGAATGCAGAACCGCTCGAAGATTACAGCAGGGCAGCAAATTCAGCTGAAATCGTCGAAATCCAGTCTCATTATTACTGA
- a CDS encoding sensor histidine kinase, whose amino-acid sequence MKDVGSEDYLQYSHWIAIVALFTVLAAGVNLFTLTFDPPYPALSLFMIPVVIATFFFRRQGLLASLLILALFSVVIWLYSPDKFAELRVLENVTVVFGVALIVTLLSTALHRSENSYRLLFETSPAPIIVLKPDGSIVDVNSRFFSVFGYGSIFVEGKKIQQLPIIAEESLIEIGERLMNPEPDGDNQEPFIIKVMDASGDMHICNVFSSFLYDETGIPESCMMVLVDITENVKAEEEIKRSLEEKETLLKEIHHRVKNNLQEVVSILKLQRNRTTDEDVQWSLKECQNRVYTMAMVHENIYRADSLSSIGIKAYLEKLARDLLIEYMSPGQNISFEIECSDDIEFDIDGIIPVALITNELISNSMKYAFPGGRKGMIRIAVEKTPDNSYRYTYSDDGVGFPPGLRIDKTKTLGLRIVRAFVRQLDGSIEFVPGTGTKIIITFPIKE is encoded by the coding sequence GTGAAAGATGTGGGCTCCGAGGATTATCTCCAGTATAGCCACTGGATTGCGATAGTTGCGTTGTTCACCGTACTTGCCGCAGGAGTGAATCTGTTCACTCTCACGTTCGATCCGCCCTATCCTGCATTAAGCCTCTTCATGATCCCGGTCGTAATCGCGACCTTCTTCTTCAGAAGGCAGGGGCTTTTAGCCTCCCTCCTGATCCTTGCACTATTCTCCGTCGTAATTTGGCTTTATTCGCCGGATAAATTCGCGGAACTTCGTGTTCTTGAAAATGTCACCGTCGTCTTCGGGGTGGCGCTTATAGTCACCCTGCTCTCGACCGCCCTTCACAGGAGCGAAAACAGCTACAGGCTCCTCTTCGAAACGTCTCCCGCACCCATCATCGTCCTGAAGCCCGACGGTTCGATAGTCGACGTGAATTCCAGGTTCTTCTCGGTTTTCGGCTACGGTAGCATCTTTGTAGAGGGAAAGAAGATCCAGCAGCTCCCGATAATAGCGGAGGAGAGCCTGATCGAGATCGGGGAGCGGCTGATGAACCCGGAACCCGACGGGGACAACCAGGAGCCGTTTATCATAAAGGTCATGGATGCTTCGGGAGACATGCACATCTGTAACGTCTTCTCGAGTTTTCTCTATGACGAAACCGGTATTCCGGAATCATGCATGATGGTGCTGGTAGATATCACTGAAAATGTAAAGGCCGAGGAGGAGATCAAGAGATCGCTTGAAGAGAAAGAGACCCTGCTGAAAGAGATCCACCACAGGGTGAAGAACAACCTCCAGGAGGTCGTTAGCATCCTGAAACTCCAGAGGAACAGGACGACCGACGAGGATGTCCAGTGGTCGCTTAAAGAGTGCCAGAATCGGGTCTACACGATGGCGATGGTCCATGAAAACATATACCGCGCCGACAGCCTTTCGTCGATCGGAATAAAAGCGTACCTGGAAAAGCTTGCAAGGGATCTCCTGATCGAGTACATGTCCCCCGGCCAGAACATATCGTTTGAGATCGAGTGCAGCGATGATATAGAATTCGATATCGACGGCATTATCCCCGTGGCCCTGATCACCAACGAACTGATCTCCAATTCGATGAAGTACGCATTTCCGGGCGGCAGGAAGGGTATGATCAGGATAGCAGTTGAGAAAACTCCCGATAATAGTTACAGGTATACATACTCGGATGACGGTGTCGGGTTTCCCCCGGGGTTAAGGATTGATAAAACGAAAACTCTCGGTTTAAGGATTGTCCGCGCCTTTGTCCGCCAGCTCGACGGGAGTATTGAGTTTGTTCCGGGCACAGGAACCAAAATTATCATAACTTTCCCGATAAAAGAATAA
- a CDS encoding flavodoxin family protein, with protein sequence MKKVIILNASPRANGNTDILCRTCAEAIEKNGCEAEIISFRGKSFKSCIACNTCKEKKGECAIKDDGLNEIIDKIKDAKGLIVASPVYFGTARGDMMSAIQRISMVSYGGDRFLSGMVGGPIAVARRGGHTATIQELLMFYFINDMIVAGSDYWNMAFGKAPGEVEEDSEGLAVISKFGANVANIINKMN encoded by the coding sequence ATGAAGAAAGTGATAATACTCAATGCAAGCCCGCGTGCAAACGGAAATACGGATATTCTCTGCCGGACATGTGCCGAAGCGATAGAGAAGAACGGGTGCGAGGCGGAGATAATATCTTTTCGGGGAAAGTCATTTAAGTCGTGTATCGCCTGCAATACGTGCAAGGAGAAGAAGGGCGAGTGTGCCATAAAGGACGACGGCCTCAACGAGATAATCGATAAGATAAAGGATGCGAAAGGCCTGATCGTGGCATCCCCGGTCTACTTTGGAACCGCAAGGGGAGATATGATGTCGGCCATACAGAGGATTTCAATGGTTTCATACGGCGGCGACAGGTTCCTCTCGGGAATGGTCGGAGGGCCTATAGCAGTGGCGAGACGCGGAGGCCATACTGCAACAATACAGGAGCTCCTCATGTTCTACTTCATCAACGATATGATAGTCGCAGGCTCGGACTACTGGAATATGGCGTTCGGGAAGGCTCCGGGTGAGGTTGAAGAGGATTCCGAGGGTCTTGCGGTCATCAGCAAGTTCGGTGCGAACGTGGCAAATATCATCAATAAGATGAACTGA
- a CDS encoding elongation factor 1-beta — protein MGDVAVILKVMPESPDVDLEGLKKAIKEKYPGTQDIVEDPIGFGLVAIKVAIVIPDGTAGAADEAEAALASIEGVQSAEIVSLTLN, from the coding sequence ATGGGTGACGTAGCGGTAATCCTCAAAGTGATGCCCGAATCTCCCGATGTCGATCTTGAGGGACTCAAGAAGGCAATAAAAGAGAAGTATCCGGGAACACAGGATATCGTCGAAGATCCTATCGGATTCGGTCTTGTAGCAATCAAAGTCGCAATCGTCATTCCAGACGGAACTGCAGGAGCTGCCGACGAAGCTGAGGCAGCACTCGCTTCAATTGAGGGTGTACAGAGCGCCGAGATTGTCTCACTTACACTTAACTAA
- the larC gene encoding nickel pincer cofactor biosynthesis protein LarC gives MKCLVIDSRLAGIAGDMLISALVDLKGDEEPLRRTAEAISGLESCRSFTFSVEESDDSFFPAKKLSIEIEEGGVDGKDGLLEAASLVMDAIGISPAARKKAEAAFDDLLYAEKRLHRSGFNRHEIASADTLFDVIGSIALLDSAGFFDGIIHAITPVVGAGSISVRGEQVPGPAPAVLEIFARKKIPFSGRDVDMEFTTPTGAAILANIATTVSPIYPPMTPEATGYGTGTRRNNGNPSNVLRVVAGETSAASNDSIVMLETNVDDIPGEIIGYTIERLFAEGAADVFVTGAIGKKNRPVNIISVITNRQNHLRLTETLMKETGTLGVRIYEVPRLVADRTRESINVGVGNKQYQVSLKRSTVGERLVSLKPEYDDLKKIALDAGLSLREIMDIAGKEISDYESRSETEKN, from the coding sequence ATGAAATGCCTTGTAATAGACTCCCGGCTGGCAGGCATAGCAGGAGATATGCTCATCTCGGCGCTTGTCGATCTCAAGGGAGACGAGGAGCCGCTCCGCAGGACCGCCGAAGCCATATCAGGCCTTGAGAGCTGCAGGAGTTTCACTTTTTCTGTAGAGGAATCAGATGACAGCTTCTTTCCCGCAAAAAAACTCAGCATTGAGATCGAAGAGGGAGGAGTCGACGGAAAGGACGGGCTGCTCGAAGCGGCGTCTCTTGTAATGGACGCGATCGGGATCAGCCCGGCGGCACGAAAGAAGGCGGAGGCCGCATTCGACGACCTGCTATATGCCGAGAAGAGGCTGCATCGCTCCGGCTTCAACAGGCACGAGATCGCCTCTGCCGATACTCTTTTCGACGTAATCGGGAGCATCGCCCTGCTTGATTCTGCCGGTTTCTTCGACGGGATCATTCATGCAATCACTCCTGTCGTGGGTGCGGGGAGCATCAGTGTCAGGGGAGAACAGGTCCCCGGCCCGGCCCCCGCCGTCCTGGAGATCTTCGCCCGGAAGAAGATCCCTTTTTCCGGAAGGGATGTGGATATGGAGTTCACGACACCCACGGGCGCGGCGATCCTTGCAAACATCGCAACTACGGTATCCCCGATATATCCTCCCATGACCCCTGAAGCCACCGGCTACGGGACAGGAACGAGAAGAAACAACGGCAACCCGTCGAATGTCCTGAGGGTGGTTGCAGGAGAGACATCGGCAGCATCCAACGATTCGATAGTTATGCTCGAGACCAATGTCGACGACATCCCCGGCGAGATTATCGGCTACACGATCGAGAGGCTCTTTGCCGAAGGTGCGGCCGACGTATTCGTTACCGGAGCAATCGGGAAGAAGAACAGGCCGGTAAACATCATATCTGTCATTACAAACAGGCAGAACCATCTCAGACTCACAGAGACGCTCATGAAGGAGACGGGAACTCTTGGCGTCAGGATATACGAAGTGCCGAGGCTTGTTGCGGACAGGACAAGAGAATCGATAAACGTCGGGGTAGGCAACAAACAATATCAGGTGAGCCTGAAGAGATCCACGGTCGGCGAAAGGCTCGTAAGCCTCAAACCCGAGTACGACGACCTGAAGAAGATTGCCCTGGATGCGGGACTCTCACTGAGAGAGATCATGGATATAGCGGGAAAAGAGATCTCCGATTACGAGAGCAGGTCTGAAACAGAAAAAAACTGA
- a CDS encoding phospholipase D-like domain-containing protein produces the protein MGIRGAVFAIILFVFFCITSVSAEFVISEFCPDTWLSGEGDEYFVIGGSGDLTGYYVTDNEGSARFPDNTVAGGSVVVAQKSTDYEAVHGEKPDFEIYNSDPQVPDMVRTGTLKMANSGDELILKRGFAVIQEVRWPGDVVSGEGRVHVYSDGVWDERPYYIGQSLFEPETFYDVSVTVFAAPDCSYAKLKDFIENSKSSLDINVYEFTGTSIAGLLAEASGRGVDVDVLVEGSPVGGVSDEEKNVCSILGSVRIPVLSMATENGVFHAPYRYDHAKYVISDDSLVLVASENFGETGYPSSGMGGNRGWGAIAESPALASYFEDIFDYDTSGGWITEMTGTNGVGSYSVAEAKTGNFLPESFEGASVTPVISPDTSYLVGDLISSAKESVCIEQAYIKNWSSGENPWLEDAIDAARRGANVRIILDSYYYNIEGDDDNDEMAQYINAVASSGSLPLEARLISLESGYLDKVHNKGVIVDGRQVLVSSINWNENSPSYNREAGLIIDHAGAAGYFTEVFDSDWDSSAPVDPSTGHIGDVSGSSQTDELRNYIAAGVIFLFAALYVVKKKRF, from the coding sequence ATGGGTATAAGGGGGGCTGTTTTTGCAATTATCCTGTTTGTATTTTTTTGTATCACATCAGTTTCCGCCGAATTCGTAATCTCCGAGTTCTGTCCCGACACATGGCTCTCCGGCGAGGGAGACGAATACTTCGTTATAGGCGGCTCAGGGGATCTCACCGGTTATTATGTCACCGACAACGAGGGGAGCGCCCGGTTTCCTGACAACACGGTAGCCGGCGGTAGTGTGGTAGTGGCGCAGAAGTCAACGGATTACGAGGCTGTCCACGGGGAGAAACCGGATTTTGAGATATATAACTCCGACCCGCAGGTTCCCGACATGGTAAGGACCGGAACACTGAAGATGGCGAACAGCGGCGACGAACTTATCCTCAAAAGAGGGTTTGCGGTAATACAGGAGGTCAGGTGGCCCGGAGATGTAGTATCCGGTGAAGGCAGGGTTCACGTATATTCGGACGGGGTATGGGACGAAAGGCCGTATTATATCGGGCAGTCCCTGTTCGAACCTGAGACGTTCTATGATGTTTCCGTAACCGTATTCGCCGCCCCCGACTGTTCCTACGCGAAGCTGAAGGATTTCATAGAGAACTCGAAGTCGTCCCTTGATATAAACGTGTACGAGTTCACCGGTACCTCGATCGCAGGTCTTCTCGCCGAAGCATCCGGGAGGGGCGTTGATGTCGATGTACTTGTGGAAGGCTCGCCTGTCGGCGGAGTGTCGGATGAAGAGAAGAATGTCTGTTCGATTCTCGGTTCCGTGAGAATCCCCGTTCTATCGATGGCGACTGAGAACGGGGTGTTTCATGCCCCTTACAGGTACGATCATGCGAAATACGTTATATCCGACGATTCACTTGTCCTTGTAGCGAGTGAAAACTTCGGCGAGACCGGGTATCCCTCATCCGGTATGGGGGGAAATCGCGGATGGGGTGCAATTGCAGAAAGCCCGGCCCTTGCTTCCTATTTCGAAGATATATTCGACTACGATACCAGCGGGGGCTGGATCACGGAGATGACGGGGACAAACGGAGTGGGATCATATTCAGTCGCCGAAGCGAAGACCGGAAACTTCCTGCCCGAATCATTTGAAGGTGCGAGCGTTACTCCGGTGATATCTCCAGATACAAGCTATCTCGTAGGCGACCTGATCTCTTCGGCGAAAGAGTCCGTCTGCATCGAGCAGGCCTATATCAAAAACTGGTCTTCCGGCGAAAACCCGTGGCTCGAGGATGCGATCGATGCCGCCCGGCGTGGTGCAAATGTTCGAATAATTCTCGATTCGTACTATTACAATATCGAGGGAGACGACGACAACGACGAAATGGCTCAATACATAAACGCAGTCGCGTCCTCCGGGTCGCTTCCTCTCGAAGCGAGGCTTATCAGCCTTGAGTCCGGTTACCTCGACAAGGTTCACAATAAAGGCGTGATCGTCGATGGCAGGCAGGTTCTCGTAAGTTCAATAAACTGGAACGAAAACTCCCCGTCGTACAACCGGGAGGCCGGCCTGATAATCGATCATGCAGGTGCAGCCGGCTACTTTACAGAGGTCTTCGATTCCGACTGGGATTCATCCGCTCCGGTTGACCCGTCTACGGGGCATATTGGTGACGTCTCCGGCTCGTCCCAAACGGATGAGCTCAGGAACTATATCGCGGCCGGGGTAATCTTCCTCTTCGCGGCTCTGTATGTGGTGAAGAAAAAAAGATTCTGA
- a CDS encoding zinc finger domain-containing protein codes for MPTEKCTSCKAPLSEPGWTKFECPKCREVIYRCHKCRHQSVPYECKCGFQGP; via the coding sequence ATGCCAACAGAAAAATGCACATCATGCAAGGCCCCTCTTTCAGAGCCGGGCTGGACAAAATTCGAGTGCCCAAAGTGCCGCGAGGTTATCTACCGCTGCCACAAATGCAGGCACCAGAGCGTACCATACGAATGCAAATGCGGATTCCAGGGGCCATAA
- a CDS encoding GNAT family N-acetyltransferase codes for MEEILIRKALPKEIPLFIEWAGKEGWNPGIHDSECHYAVDPDGWFVAVSEDAIIGTIALTNYDDYFSFGGFFIIKEEFRHIGAGWELWSTASSHVGDRNLGIDGVYEMQDNYSRHSGFRFAYRNIRWEGTACGSPQDDLIDINNIPFKETADYDSLHFPARRESFLKKWLNMPESTALAYTGPDGGIAGYGVVRKCLEGHKIGPLFADSPEIADRILEGLTFSVRGETFYFDTPEINQEAVKIAKQRDMSEVFGTARMYTGDIPELPVERIFGVTTFELG; via the coding sequence ATGGAAGAGATACTTATAAGAAAGGCACTCCCCAAGGAAATCCCCCTTTTCATCGAATGGGCAGGAAAAGAAGGATGGAATCCTGGAATTCACGACAGCGAATGCCACTATGCCGTCGACCCGGACGGATGGTTCGTTGCAGTATCGGAAGATGCGATTATCGGGACCATCGCCCTGACAAATTACGACGACTACTTTTCGTTCGGCGGATTTTTTATCATAAAGGAGGAATTCCGGCATATAGGAGCAGGATGGGAGCTCTGGAGCACTGCATCATCTCACGTGGGCGACAGGAACCTCGGGATCGACGGGGTCTACGAGATGCAGGACAATTACTCCAGGCACTCGGGATTCAGGTTCGCATACAGGAACATCCGTTGGGAAGGAACCGCCTGTGGAAGCCCGCAGGACGACCTGATCGACATTAATAACATTCCATTCAAAGAAACGGCAGATTACGATTCGCTCCACTTCCCTGCACGAAGAGAAAGCTTCCTTAAAAAATGGCTGAATATGCCGGAATCGACCGCACTTGCATATACAGGCCCGGACGGTGGGATCGCAGGCTATGGTGTTGTCAGAAAATGCCTGGAAGGGCACAAGATAGGGCCCCTGTTTGCAGATTCGCCGGAGATAGCAGACAGGATTCTTGAAGGCCTGACGTTTTCCGTCAGGGGAGAGACCTTCTATTTTGATACACCGGAAATAAACCAGGAAGCCGTTAAAATAGCGAAACAAAGAGATATGAGCGAAGTATTCGGGACTGCAAGAATGTATACCGGAGATATCCCGGAGCTTCCGGTCGAAAGAATATTCGGCGTCACTACATTTGAACTTGGCTGA
- a CDS encoding response regulator, producing the protein MKKILIVEDSALVALEISETLKNLGYNVVGEAASGLEAIEMVRDLRPDLVLMDIILKGDMDGIEAADRIYSNYDIPVIYLTAHSDEATLERALKTNAFGYLIKPFNDRELYSNIEITLHKHRIMKKVDLGPREAVDSTLNVLADPVVAVDESGIITRINPAAENFTGQTKWEAVGSDFFRIFSLDREKVQPAMDSLKNDVFEKRTLLSWVDGLSLVTKKGETKQVSMNIGYVRAGRQNNAEYFFVLIPDEGTATKTADDTANHYRIILDAVENPIFMVDGDIRIVLFNRAFQETCGKAGISLNGVGDEPAYAVLPHSVFGDEYDFMDAFEAGTGYVRERLWKTDGEVRTYRIETIPIFENDRPIYAAIIMSDISEVVEFEERNGKLSVSLRAYTRNVEDIGDLCAGLKEPLNNIRKHAAKVSPPFESMQIGAALAELSELIYSIDMKWLEYEKVKKMVESAGGFDLVPAVKSIAEEGEGGGEGAH; encoded by the coding sequence ATGAAAAAGATCCTGATTGTCGAAGATTCAGCACTTGTGGCTCTTGAAATATCGGAGACCCTGAAGAATCTTGGCTACAATGTTGTCGGCGAGGCGGCCAGCGGACTTGAAGCTATAGAGATGGTCCGGGATCTCAGGCCGGATCTCGTTCTCATGGATATTATCCTGAAAGGAGATATGGACGGGATAGAGGCCGCCGACAGGATCTATTCGAATTATGATATTCCGGTAATATACCTGACTGCGCATTCCGATGAGGCGACGCTGGAAAGGGCGCTTAAGACCAATGCGTTCGGGTACCTGATAAAGCCCTTCAATGACAGGGAGCTTTATTCAAATATCGAGATAACGCTTCACAAGCACAGGATCATGAAGAAGGTGGACCTGGGCCCCAGGGAGGCTGTGGACTCCACCTTAAATGTGTTAGCTGACCCTGTTGTTGCAGTCGACGAATCCGGAATTATTACAAGGATCAATCCGGCGGCGGAGAACTTCACAGGTCAGACGAAATGGGAGGCTGTAGGCAGTGATTTCTTCAGGATCTTCTCATTGGATCGCGAAAAAGTTCAGCCTGCAATGGATTCGCTAAAGAATGATGTCTTTGAGAAGAGGACGCTGCTCTCGTGGGTCGACGGCCTTTCTCTTGTAACGAAGAAGGGCGAAACAAAACAGGTCTCGATGAATATAGGGTATGTGAGGGCTGGCCGCCAGAATAATGCCGAATATTTCTTTGTCCTGATCCCTGACGAAGGTACCGCAACGAAGACCGCGGATGACACGGCGAACCATTACAGGATCATACTCGATGCTGTGGAGAACCCGATCTTCATGGTCGACGGGGATATCCGGATAGTCCTCTTCAACAGGGCTTTCCAGGAGACCTGCGGGAAGGCCGGGATCTCACTGAACGGCGTTGGAGATGAACCGGCATATGCTGTCCTCCCCCATTCTGTGTTCGGTGACGAATATGATTTCATGGATGCTTTTGAGGCCGGAACCGGCTATGTCCGCGAGAGATTATGGAAGACGGACGGCGAAGTAAGAACATACAGGATTGAGACAATCCCTATATTCGAAAACGATCGCCCTATATATGCCGCAATAATTATGTCCGATATCTCGGAAGTCGTCGAGTTTGAGGAGAGGAACGGGAAGTTGTCGGTCAGTCTTCGTGCCTATACCCGGAACGTAGAGGATATAGGCGATCTCTGCGCCGGACTGAAGGAGCCCCTGAACAATATCAGGAAGCATGCAGCTAAGGTAAGCCCTCCGTTCGAGTCCATGCAGATTGGTGCGGCTCTTGCCGAACTCTCCGAACTCATATACAGCATCGACATGAAATGGCTTGAGTACGAGAAGGTGAAGAAGATGGTCGAGTCCGCAGGAGGATTTGATCTGGTACCTGCCGTGAAAAGCATTGCCGAAGAAGGAGAGGGCGGGGGAGAAGGAGCCCACTGA